A part of Methanobrevibacter sp. genomic DNA contains:
- a CDS encoding DUF4013 domain-containing protein has protein sequence MEIGEIFSDAFMYPLKNIKALVIYAILGIIVGIASAGSIAGMNAGMSANNLLAVIGSGIIGIIISLLIGFVIEGYLLDVIKFGITRDDAAPEIDLIRQSINGVKLFIITLVYYLIPIIISALLAIFLANWLSSLIAAILFIIFAFAAFMGQCRLAKTEDLMYSLNIAGALADITKIGIVKIIIFTIVVFIAALVLSLIGTAISQLNAVVGGIIMGIIGIYLTFAIARASGLLYSSV, from the coding sequence ATGGAAATTGGTGAAATTTTTAGTGATGCTTTTATGTATCCATTAAAAAACATTAAAGCTTTAGTTATTTATGCTATTTTAGGAATAATTGTTGGAATTGCATCAGCCGGAAGCATTGCTGGTATGAATGCAGGGATGTCAGCAAACAATTTACTTGCCGTTATTGGGTCAGGAATTATAGGAATAATTATCTCACTTTTAATTGGATTTGTAATTGAAGGTTATTTATTAGATGTCATTAAATTCGGTATCACAAGAGATGATGCGGCACCTGAAATTGATCTTATAAGACAATCCATAAACGGTGTAAAATTATTTATCATAACTTTAGTTTACTACTTAATCCCAATTATTATTAGTGCATTATTAGCAATATTCCTCGCAAATTGGCTATCAAGTCTAATAGCCGCCATCTTATTTATAATATTTGCATTTGCGGCATTTATGGGTCAATGCAGATTAGCTAAAACCGAAGATTTAATGTATTCTTTAAACATTGCAGGAGCTCTTGCAGACATTACAAAAATAGGAATTGTAAAAATTATAATATTCACAATTGTTGTTTTCATTGCCGCATTAGTATTAAGCTTAATCGGAACAGCAATTTCCCAATTGAACGCTGTTGTTGGCGGAATCATAATGGGCATTATAGGGATTTATCTTACTTTTGCTATTGCTAGAGCATCAGGTTTATTATACTCCTCAGTATAA
- a CDS encoding alpha/beta hydrolase fold domain-containing protein, with protein sequence MAKSLISKITGSILKFTKPKYMDSEEKVNEFLAEKSESKHVRSVFKSSEMNGMQVFRYGNPNSKKTILYMHGGAYVNEINIQHHLFCYKLSKKLKAYILAPAYPLSPSHSAAETFDLITSLYTDLIKNRDDITLMGDSAGGGFVLSFAQHLKAVNLPQPKHIITFSPWVDVSMSSTPYDNENDPILGEVGLREIGKKWAGDLDTKNYKVSPLFGDNENLAKTLIFAGTDEIFYKDIKNYVEKLENDGVYAKLITGKGMFHIYPLFPIPEARHAFKEIKKEMDD encoded by the coding sequence ATGGCTAAATCATTAATTTCAAAAATAACAGGGTCCATTTTAAAGTTTACAAAACCAAAATATATGGACTCCGAAGAAAAAGTTAATGAATTTTTAGCTGAAAAATCAGAATCCAAACATGTGCGCAGCGTATTCAAAAGCAGTGAAATGAACGGAATGCAAGTGTTTAGATATGGAAACCCGAATTCCAAAAAAACTATCTTATATATGCACGGCGGAGCCTATGTGAATGAAATAAACATCCAACATCACTTATTTTGCTATAAGCTTTCTAAAAAATTAAAAGCATACATACTTGCACCAGCATATCCCCTTTCACCAAGTCACAGTGCTGCAGAAACCTTCGATTTGATAACCAGCCTGTACACTGATTTGATTAAAAATAGAGATGACATTACATTGATGGGAGATTCGGCAGGAGGCGGATTTGTCCTATCGTTTGCACAACACCTAAAAGCTGTAAATCTGCCCCAACCAAAGCATATCATAACCTTTTCCCCATGGGTTGACGTGTCAATGAGCAGCACCCCCTATGATAACGAAAACGACCCGATTTTAGGTGAAGTCGGCCTTCGTGAAATCGGAAAGAAATGGGCAGGCGATTTAGATACAAAAAACTATAAAGTAAGCCCCCTTTTTGGAGACAATGAAAATCTTGCAAAAACACTGATTTTTGCAGGCACAGACGAAATCTTTTACAAGGATATCAAAAATTACGTAGAAAAGCTTGAAAATGATGGTGTCTATGCAAAATTAATTACAGGCAAAGGAATGTTTCATATATATCCTCTATTCCCCATTCCGGAAGCAAGACATGCATTTAAAGAAATAAAAAAAGAGATGGATGATTAA
- a CDS encoding acyltransferase: MSKTRIKWIDLVRAIAILTVLYIHANDGIFIISSDAIVNYTIYSRIFNFASLFVGRLGVPLFLMITGYLLLDRTYNDERVNKFWAKNCKNLIIVTVIWAVVYSVVLYVVTLNSGGGVNLSEAGTLFFSHMWYMPMIIGMYLSLPFAAVALNHFDSKTVLNGTIVFSLLAFAIPFITIVFEMHGISGVAVQYCLGFSGGVYGIYIILGYLIKKGEFKNISNYTLGAIALVSFLICLLFQYYSFTINYNFILWYESPFVMLGSFAIFELCSRMDDVWAYDWVLILSKYSFAVFLIHNLFRLPLLPLVVKLPYSEPVKAIILWVLLIVLSYITAAIIYRIPKFGKYILYMR; the protein is encoded by the coding sequence ATGTCTAAAACGAGAATAAAATGGATTGATTTGGTACGTGCAATAGCTATTTTAACGGTATTATATATTCATGCAAATGATGGTATTTTTATCATATCTTCAGATGCTATTGTAAATTATACTATCTATTCTAGGATTTTCAACTTTGCATCGCTTTTCGTTGGCCGTTTGGGAGTCCCGTTATTTTTAATGATTACAGGTTATCTTTTGCTTGACAGGACTTATAATGATGAGAGAGTTAATAAGTTTTGGGCTAAAAATTGTAAGAATCTAATTATTGTCACTGTAATTTGGGCAGTGGTATATTCTGTTGTTTTATATGTTGTTACACTTAACAGTGGGGGCGGAGTTAACCTTTCTGAAGCGGGAACTTTGTTTTTTAGTCATATGTGGTATATGCCTATGATTATAGGAATGTATCTTTCATTGCCTTTTGCAGCTGTCGCCTTGAATCATTTCGATTCGAAAACTGTTCTTAATGGAACTATTGTATTTTCACTTTTGGCATTTGCAATTCCATTTATTACAATCGTTTTTGAAATGCATGGAATAAGCGGTGTGGCTGTACAATACTGTCTAGGTTTTAGTGGTGGAGTATATGGAATTTACATTATTTTAGGATACTTGATTAAAAAAGGAGAATTTAAAAACATATCTAATTATACATTAGGAGCAATTGCTCTTGTTTCATTTTTAATTTGTCTTTTATTCCAGTATTATTCATTCACAATAAATTACAATTTCATTTTATGGTATGAATCTCCATTTGTAATGCTTGGATCATTTGCAATTTTTGAATTGTGTTCTAGAATGGACGATGTTTGGGCATACGATTGGGTTTTGATATTGTCCAAATATTCATTTGCGGTGTTCTTGATACATAACCTATTTAGATTGCCTTTGCTTCCTCTTGTTGTTAAATTGCCTTATTCAGAACCGGTAAAGGCGATTATCCTTTGGGTTTTATTGATTGTATTAAGCTATATAACAGCAGCTATAATCTATAGAATTCCGAAGTTCGGAAAATACATTTTATACATGAGATGA
- a CDS encoding DUF4013 domain-containing protein has translation MPIRIIEDSFKYCIKNKLFFCLIVLLLFINNYIIITTKSLLAVIISLIFVIGYGLQVTQDIINGGTELPKLMPKKMVIFGIKGIIVFLFYFTIQGIFLAIVAAFLHFPELEIEELILRYNETINLFWSHDPLSFVMFIVFEFIIIYSTSFFMELSIAKLADGGNIKNTLNFLKIKRAIDVIGWKDYSWDYTKIILSVVILTYLTQYHISITIVDSIFSTILRLLIFIIQFMGMGYVYKVYKENELES, from the coding sequence ATGCCGATAAGAATCATTGAAGACTCTTTTAAATATTGCATAAAGAATAAGTTATTTTTTTGTTTGATAGTGCTATTGCTCTTTATAAACAATTATATAATAATTACAACAAAGTCGCTGCTAGCAGTAATCATATCTCTAATTTTTGTAATAGGATATGGGTTGCAAGTCACTCAGGATATTATTAATGGTGGCACTGAGTTACCTAAATTGATGCCAAAGAAGATGGTTATTTTTGGAATAAAAGGAATCATTGTTTTCTTATTTTATTTTACTATTCAAGGCATTTTCTTAGCGATTGTTGCTGCTTTTTTACATTTTCCGGAATTGGAGATTGAAGAATTAATTTTGAGATATAATGAAACAATAAATTTGTTCTGGTCTCATGATCCCCTTAGTTTTGTGATGTTTATCGTGTTCGAATTTATCATAATCTATTCTACTTCATTTTTCATGGAATTGTCTATAGCTAAGTTGGCTGATGGCGGAAACATAAAGAATACATTAAATTTTTTGAAAATTAAGCGTGCCATTGATGTGATTGGATGGAAGGATTATTCCTGGGATTATACAAAAATTATTTTATCGGTGGTCATTTTAACATATTTAACACAGTATCATATCTCAATCACAATAGTTGATAGCATTTTCAGCACGATATTGAGATTACTGATATTCATTATCCAATTTATGGGAATGGGTTATGTTTATAAAGTTTATAAGGAGAATGAATTGGAAAGTTAA
- a CDS encoding tRNA (adenine-N1)-methyltransferase, whose amino-acid sequence MKMILDERGKKYILKHGEEFQSDLGIVKADVLDNAEIGDEVKSHLDHTFKIVKPNINDFIDLMDRRCSILIKKDIGLVLAHTGLGAGSRVVDAGTGAGAIALNFGNVVGSEGKVFTYEIREDFAEVAQKNIDNFGIENIEVKNQNIKEGIDEEDIDLVFLDLPKPFEIFEEVWECLNVGGWLAVYAPYVDQAEISHRIAKKLGFYDIEIIEILERGLEVRQQGVRPKTRMVGHSGYLVFARKL is encoded by the coding sequence ATGAAAATGATTTTAGATGAACGTGGAAAAAAATATATCTTAAAGCATGGTGAGGAGTTTCAAAGTGATTTGGGAATCGTTAAGGCCGATGTCCTGGACAATGCCGAAATCGGCGATGAAGTGAAAAGCCATCTTGACCACACATTTAAAATCGTCAAACCCAATATCAATGATTTCATTGATTTAATGGATAGGAGATGTTCTATCCTTATTAAAAAAGACATTGGTTTGGTTTTGGCTCACACTGGATTGGGTGCAGGTTCACGCGTGGTTGATGCAGGAACTGGCGCTGGGGCCATCGCACTAAACTTTGGAAATGTCGTAGGCAGTGAAGGCAAGGTATTCACCTATGAAATCCGTGAGGATTTTGCAGAAGTTGCCCAAAAGAACATTGATAATTTTGGGATTGAAAACATTGAAGTCAAAAACCAGAATATTAAAGAGGGAATCGATGAGGAGGACATAGATTTGGTCTTTTTGGATTTGCCTAAGCCGTTTGAGATATTTGAAGAAGTGTGGGAATGCTTAAATGTTGGGGGTTGGCTGGCGGTTTATGCCCCATATGTCGATCAGGCTGAAATCTCTCATCGCATAGCCAAAAAATTAGGCTTTTATGACATTGAAATTATTGAGATTTTGGAACGTGGTCTGGAAGTTAGGCAGCAAGGGGTAAGGCCTAAAACACGCATGGTTGGCCATAGCGGATATTTGGTGTTTGCAAGAAAGTTGTAA
- a CDS encoding zinc metalloprotease HtpX — protein MRGTWKLRLRMWLTSILMFTIVYFFIMLVCWYLGIRSYMIWAVISLVIVFLQYWFGPSLVKRSMNVRPLSEAEAPHIHKMVAELAQEAGVPKPEIGLSEIDIPNAFAYGRSSKSGHIAITRPIIGLLDYNELRAVLGHEMGHIKHNDMIVTAAVSVIPMICYYVALSFMFSGDSDNGGVIIIGIVGYLFYLIGQLLVLFISRTREYYADEASVEFGNRPAALVSALYKLSYGAARCSKETIDEVNTNRAFFVNDVNNAKNDVVDFRQIDFDGDGKISDEELRRLANSDVKISTKNGLMELLSTHPDSLKRVKRLAELEN, from the coding sequence ATGAGAGGCACATGGAAACTTAGATTGAGAATGTGGTTAACTTCAATTTTAATGTTTACAATTGTTTATTTCTTTATAATGCTTGTCTGTTGGTATCTGGGCATCCGCAGTTACATGATCTGGGCAGTTATCAGTTTAGTAATTGTATTTTTACAGTATTGGTTCGGACCAAGCCTTGTTAAACGTTCAATGAATGTAAGGCCCCTATCAGAGGCAGAAGCTCCCCATATTCACAAGATGGTGGCGGAACTTGCACAGGAAGCTGGCGTTCCAAAACCTGAAATTGGCTTGTCAGAAATCGATATTCCAAATGCATTTGCATACGGTCGCTCAAGCAAAAGCGGACACATCGCAATCACACGTCCCATTATAGGTTTGCTTGACTATAATGAGTTAAGAGCAGTTTTAGGCCATGAAATGGGTCATATTAAGCATAATGATATGATAGTGACTGCGGCCGTTAGTGTAATTCCTATGATCTGTTATTATGTCGCTTTGTCATTCATGTTTTCAGGAGACAGCGACAATGGAGGAGTTATCATCATTGGTATAGTGGGATATCTGTTCTATTTAATCGGACAACTTTTAGTATTATTCATTTCAAGAACAAGAGAGTATTATGCTGACGAAGCCAGTGTCGAGTTTGGAAATAGACCTGCTGCACTAGTTTCTGCACTTTATAAGCTATCTTATGGTGCGGCAAGATGCAGCAAGGAAACAATCGATGAGGTCAATACCAACAGGGCATTCTTTGTCAACGATGTTAACAATGCAAAAAATGATGTCGTTGACTTTAGGCAAATAGACTTTGATGGCGATGGAAAAATATCTGATGAGGAGTTAAGAAGATTAGCTAATAGTGATGTTAAAATATCTACCAAAAATGGACTCATGGAACTGTTGTCCACTCATCCTGATTCTTTAAAAAGAGTAAAAAGATTAGCGGAGCTTGAAAATTAG
- a CDS encoding replication factor C small subunit has product MSGPWVEKYRPQKLEDVVGQKQIITRLEKYVGEESMPNLMFTGPAGVGKTTTALALVKSILGEYWRQNFLELNASDARGIETVRNNIKNFCRLKPVGAPFRIIFLDEVDNMTKDAQHALRREMEMYTKTASFILSCNYSSKIIDPIQSRCAIFRFAPIKGEEIKERLQFICESEGFDADDKGLETIVYFAEGDMRKAVNVLQAAASEGETITEESVYEVVSKAKPQDIGNMINKALVGDFLGARTILRETMVLQGTSGEDMVTQIYQEVSKRVVEGKMEPDFYIELIESIADCDFRIREGANPRIQLEALLTKFI; this is encoded by the coding sequence ATGAGCGGACCATGGGTAGAAAAATATAGACCACAAAAACTAGAAGACGTTGTAGGACAAAAACAAATCATTACCAGGCTTGAAAAATATGTAGGCGAGGAAAGCATGCCTAATTTAATGTTTACAGGTCCCGCAGGTGTTGGAAAAACAACAACCGCACTTGCATTAGTAAAATCAATTCTTGGCGAATACTGGAGGCAAAACTTTTTAGAGTTAAATGCATCCGATGCAAGAGGAATCGAAACCGTGAGAAATAATATCAAAAATTTCTGCAGGCTAAAACCCGTAGGCGCCCCATTCAGGATAATCTTTCTGGATGAAGTGGACAACATGACTAAGGATGCCCAACATGCACTCAGACGTGAAATGGAAATGTATACAAAAACCGCTTCATTTATACTTTCATGTAATTATTCATCAAAAATTATCGACCCAATCCAATCAAGATGCGCAATATTCAGATTCGCTCCAATTAAAGGAGAAGAAATAAAAGAAAGGTTGCAATTCATCTGTGAAAGCGAAGGTTTTGATGCAGACGACAAAGGTCTTGAAACCATAGTTTACTTTGCTGAAGGAGATATGCGTAAAGCCGTGAATGTCCTGCAGGCTGCAGCTTCCGAAGGAGAAACCATTACAGAGGAATCCGTTTATGAAGTAGTGTCCAAAGCAAAACCACAGGATATTGGAAACATGATAAATAAGGCATTAGTCGGTGACTTTTTAGGCGCTAGAACCATCTTAAGAGAAACCATGGTGCTTCAGGGAACCAGTGGGGAGGACATGGTTACTCAAATTTATCAGGAAGTTTCCAAAAGAGTAGTGGAAGGAAAAATGGAACCTGATTTCTACATTGAACTAATCGAATCAATCGCAGATTGTGATTTCAGAATAAGAGAAGGAGCAAATCCAAGAATCCAACTTGAAGCCCTTTTAACCAAATTCATTTAA
- a CDS encoding replication factor C large subunit — MLWTDKYRPQTLDEVVGNNKEKKIIQDWVGNWKKGNPQQPLLLVGPPGIGKTTLAQVIAKEFSESIELNASDKRSQDVIKSTIGESSSSRSLFGDEYKLIIMDEVDGIHGTNDRGGVKAIGEIIKNSKHPMILIANDFYSKRLQSIKPKCTVIKMKKVRSPSIRKALKEIAEKEEIKANPKALDLIAKKSNGDMRSAINTLQALADKDGVLEPKSIEDLRTKDDRSDIFNAITGVLKSKNPQHVREALRVDEDPTLVMEYIAENIPREYSKKNEIKKAYENIAKADLYFGRAQSSRNYGYWRYASDFMGIGVSSSKKETYKKFTKIQTPSIFTLMGRNRGKRNLRDGIAEKMSEKMHVSHSIAISMFPYMEIMFRNDELAWEISDFLELEDNEIKRFRSKKIPKKVITKMEKQKAQMRVEERDRRFEELQNQMMNATQEAVEEEDVEEELPFEIPGLSEEPIPEEEIEEDVKEEAIEEENEEKPKKKTDKQVSLFSF, encoded by the coding sequence ATGTTATGGACAGACAAATACCGACCACAGACCTTAGATGAAGTAGTCGGCAATAACAAAGAGAAGAAAATAATCCAAGATTGGGTTGGAAACTGGAAAAAAGGTAATCCTCAGCAACCCCTACTTTTAGTTGGACCTCCAGGAATTGGAAAAACAACACTTGCACAGGTCATTGCAAAAGAGTTTTCAGAATCAATCGAGCTAAATGCAAGTGACAAACGTTCACAGGACGTCATTAAAAGTACAATCGGAGAGTCCTCATCATCAAGATCTCTTTTTGGAGATGAATACAAGTTAATCATTATGGATGAGGTTGACGGAATTCACGGAACCAACGACCGTGGAGGCGTGAAAGCCATTGGAGAAATCATTAAAAACTCAAAACATCCAATGATTCTTATAGCTAATGACTTCTACTCAAAACGATTGCAGTCCATCAAACCAAAATGCACTGTAATTAAAATGAAAAAAGTAAGAAGCCCAAGCATCAGGAAAGCTTTAAAAGAAATAGCTGAAAAAGAAGAGATTAAAGCCAATCCAAAAGCGCTTGATTTAATTGCTAAAAAATCCAATGGAGATATGCGTTCAGCAATCAACACCTTGCAGGCACTGGCAGACAAAGATGGAGTATTGGAGCCAAAATCCATTGAAGATTTGCGAACAAAAGATGACCGATCAGACATTTTCAATGCAATAACCGGTGTTTTAAAAAGTAAAAACCCGCAACATGTAAGGGAAGCTCTCAGGGTAGATGAAGACCCAACGCTTGTAATGGAATACATTGCGGAAAACATTCCAAGAGAATACTCCAAGAAAAATGAAATCAAAAAAGCCTATGAAAACATAGCCAAAGCAGATTTATACTTTGGAAGAGCCCAAAGCAGCAGAAACTATGGCTATTGGAGATATGCAAGTGACTTTATGGGAATTGGAGTCAGCTCCTCTAAAAAAGAAACCTATAAAAAATTCACGAAAATTCAAACCCCAAGCATATTCACATTAATGGGACGCAATAGAGGCAAAAGAAACCTAAGGGATGGAATAGCTGAAAAAATGTCTGAAAAAATGCATGTTTCACACTCAATAGCTATCTCAATGTTTCCATACATGGAAATAATGTTTAGAAATGATGAGCTTGCATGGGAAATATCTGACTTTTTAGAATTGGAAGACAATGAAATCAAACGATTCAGATCCAAAAAAATTCCTAAAAAAGTCATAACCAAAATGGAAAAACAAAAGGCTCAAATGAGAGTTGAAGAGCGTGACAGGAGATTTGAGGAACTTCAAAACCAAATGATGAATGCGACTCAAGAAGCCGTTGAAGAGGAAGATGTCGAAGAGGAACTTCCATTCGAAATTCCAGGTCTTTCAGAGGAACCAATACCTGAAGAGGAAATCGAAGAGGATGTCAAAGAAGAAGCTATAGAAGAAGAAAATGAAGAGAAACCTAAAAAGAAAACCGATAAGCAAGTTTCACTCTTCAGTTTTTAA
- a CDS encoding ATPase, protein MDLMFDISGLTSEEEKFSSSKKDVLKFLKVIGVDTRFISYTPQKIYINNLRFSKFSRTREATFNKQYPEIEVVRNTLFQKICSKSAKLLTLEIKPNSTILMPEDNYICELLLEPYTRKYGVNLVYEGDYDLKVNSLILDDEVNNIFSSIFSGEGLEFRDNPDEIYPLLNVSLEWINSFLEMDGQELMENENTDDLAISFSQFLEDVAPQYRENVLKASEYIEKKLKTEE, encoded by the coding sequence ATGGATTTGATGTTTGATATTTCAGGATTAACATCCGAAGAGGAGAAATTTTCTTCGTCTAAAAAAGACGTGTTGAAATTTCTGAAGGTCATAGGTGTTGACACTCGTTTTATTTCATATACTCCACAAAAAATCTACATTAACAACTTGAGATTCTCAAAGTTTTCAAGAACCCGCGAAGCAACCTTCAATAAGCAATATCCGGAAATTGAAGTTGTAAGAAATACATTGTTTCAAAAAATTTGCTCAAAATCGGCTAAATTGTTGACATTGGAAATCAAGCCTAACTCAACAATATTGATGCCTGAAGATAATTATATCTGTGAACTATTGTTAGAGCCTTATACTCGTAAATATGGTGTCAATCTAGTTTATGAGGGGGATTATGATTTAAAGGTAAATTCATTGATATTGGATGATGAGGTAAACAATATTTTTTCAAGCATTTTTTCAGGTGAAGGTTTGGAGTTTAGGGATAATCCCGATGAAATCTATCCTTTGCTGAATGTATCCCTTGAGTGGATTAATTCATTTTTAGAGATGGACGGTCAGGAATTAATGGAAAATGAAAATACTGATGATTTGGCAATTTCATTTTCTCAATTTTTAGAGGATGTTGCTCCCCAATATAGGGAAAATGTTCTTAAAGCCAGCGAATACATTGAAAAAAAGTTAAAAACTGAAGAGTGA
- a CDS encoding shikimate dehydrogenase, translating into MKIKGSTNIVGLIGHPVEHSFSPPMHNAAFDALNMDYAYVAFDVDPLNLKSAIEGAKALDIKGLNVTIPHKIEVMQCLDELDEVAGLIGAVNTIDIKNLKGYNTDGIGAIRAIEEVSSIKNKDVVVAGAGGASRAISFYLAKFKANSITILNRNVDKAENLASDILDSNLISEARSDSISEINKYLNDSDILVDTTPVGMHPHINDEPIATADNMHEDLVVFDAVYNPNETVLLSEAIKANAKPVYGIKMLLYQGAESFKIWTGRDAPIDVMEKALNEFLGR; encoded by the coding sequence ATGAAAATTAAAGGTAGCACAAATATTGTAGGTTTAATAGGCCATCCAGTTGAACATAGTTTTTCACCGCCAATGCACAATGCAGCATTTGATGCATTGAATATGGATTATGCTTATGTTGCTTTTGATGTTGACCCCTTGAATTTAAAGTCAGCCATTGAAGGCGCCAAAGCTCTGGATATTAAAGGGTTAAATGTTACCATTCCCCACAAAATTGAGGTAATGCAGTGCCTGGATGAACTTGATGAAGTCGCCGGGTTAATCGGTGCAGTAAACACAATTGACATTAAAAATCTGAAAGGATATAATACTGATGGAATCGGTGCTATAAGGGCTATTGAAGAGGTTTCAAGCATTAAAAATAAGGATGTTGTTGTTGCAGGTGCTGGAGGTGCTTCAAGGGCCATTTCATTTTACCTTGCAAAATTCAAAGCCAATTCAATTACAATACTAAACAGAAATGTTGATAAGGCAGAAAATTTAGCCTCTGATATTTTGGATTCAAATCTAATAAGTGAAGCTAGATCAGATTCAATTTCTGAAATTAACAAGTATTTAAACGATTCAGATATCTTGGTTGATACAACTCCTGTGGGAATGCATCCTCACATTAACGATGAGCCAATAGCGACTGCAGATAATATGCATGAAGATTTAGTGGTATTTGATGCGGTTTACAATCCAAATGAAACAGTTCTATTAAGTGAAGCCATTAAAGCTAATGCCAAACCGGTTTACGGAATCAAAATGCTACTTTACCAAGGTGCCGAAAGCTTTAAAATATGGACAGGCAGAGACGCTCCAATTGATGTGATGGAAAAGGCACTTAATGAATTTTTAGGTAGATAG
- the rhuM gene encoding RhuM family protein: protein MVKFKLVDTLLYQSEEGAVEGKFIIGDETLWASRNVVAEIFGTTGQNISDHFKNIVHEGELEENEVSISSKELFKDDLEFSKDFLQKSNNRGRPQIWYNLDAIISIGYRINSKEATNFRKWSREILKQYMRKGFVINKELLINGGKFTDEYFEELVDVIREIRSSERKVYEKVTDLFATAYDYNKNAQITKEFYAKVQNKLHYAVVGLTAPEIVRERANSKKEHMGLTTWSRAPNGKILLRDAKVAKNYLTEKELKTLNRVVSMYLDYAEDRAERQIPMSMKDWAERLDKFLEFYEYAVLKGKGKISRKEVDEFVKLEYEKFRVVQDRLFQSDYNRFDEETKKFLV, encoded by the coding sequence ATGGTTAAATTTAAGTTAGTTGATACATTATTGTATCAAAGTGAAGAAGGAGCGGTTGAAGGAAAATTTATCATAGGTGATGAAACATTATGGGCCAGTAGAAATGTTGTAGCTGAGATTTTTGGGACCACTGGACAAAATATATCTGACCATTTTAAGAATATAGTTCATGAAGGTGAGCTTGAAGAAAATGAAGTAAGCATATCTTCTAAAGAACTATTTAAAGATGATTTAGAATTTAGCAAGGATTTCTTGCAAAAATCTAATAATCGAGGTAGGCCTCAAATATGGTATAATCTTGATGCAATCATCTCAATTGGTTATAGGATTAATTCAAAAGAAGCAACAAACTTTCGTAAATGGTCTAGGGAAATATTAAAACAATATATGCGAAAGGGTTTTGTCATTAATAAAGAACTTTTAATAAATGGGGGGAAGTTCACTGATGAATATTTTGAAGAGTTAGTTGATGTAATTCGTGAGATAAGATCTTCTGAACGTAAAGTCTATGAAAAAGTAACTGATTTGTTTGCTACTGCATACGATTATAATAAAAATGCTCAGATTACAAAAGAATTCTATGCTAAAGTTCAAAATAAGTTGCATTATGCTGTTGTTGGACTTACTGCTCCTGAGATAGTACGTGAGAGGGCGAATAGTAAAAAAGAGCACATGGGCTTAACAACTTGGTCAAGAGCGCCTAATGGTAAAATATTGTTAAGGGATGCCAAGGTAGCTAAAAATTATTTAACAGAAAAAGAATTAAAAACCCTTAATCGTGTTGTAAGTATGTATTTGGATTATGCTGAGGATAGAGCCGAAAGGCAAATTCCAATGAGTATGAAAGATTGGGCTGAAAGATTAGATAAGTTTTTAGAGTTCTATGAGTATGCAGTTTTAAAAGGAAAAGGTAAAATTTCAAGAAAAGAAGTGGATGAATTTGTTAAGTTAGAATATGAGAAGTTTAGAGTGGTTCAAGATAGGTTATTCCAATCAGATTATAACAGATTTGATGAAGAAACTAAAAAGTTTTTAGTATGA